In the Larimichthys crocea isolate SSNF chromosome XXI, L_crocea_2.0, whole genome shotgun sequence genome, one interval contains:
- the LOC104932826 gene encoding uncharacterized protein LOC104932826 isoform X2, with protein sequence MKDKTGVFLLWKVLLSGICASLLLISAGLLFLLVRQKELTAELLRLDVQMQVLSQSCRLQAEILPMDPAEAGELKKLHRTRRNHEKPVQSQDEKDMLMLMTYSMVPVKAFVDLCNSSRGICLTGPPGPPGLPGRAGSPGPQGVPGPEGRRGKRGPRGEKGDPGPKGDSGPPRLKGESYNDIFIEGPPGPRGPPGPPGPPGPSCPACHSGKVRNKTLREQSHRTNMLMDLSPVLLIEHVNETDTENISSSTNKKTESQTTHPADDSRDVLNISDSRVKSESVSVHEKYGHDTSNDTKKENVTETPIKLLTVLHSPDLTENRDIFNGSRNIYDTTKKSDYRPDTWIETSTETPVDLFTGVFFKKLVSPRPDYRPDTWIKTSTEDVTEAPINVLTVSATTHPTYKARDVFTVTDSEKVQNTHKESESVSLHRDFGPDTLNDSNTENVIEGPIKLLPVSPTTHPAHEARDVFNETKSEKVQNTLKESESSSLHKDFNPDTLNDANVTDGPIKILTVPLSADQNSDAFNISGTITDTRMKSDSSYPPQSNNKLNLTSSQKWTKPESPTTHPADDSKGALFFTDSKKQHSKTSVESESVSVHPENRHTSLDDTNKADVTEAPIKLLTVLHPPDLTENRDTFNGSRNIHDTTKKKLVSARPGYRPDTWTVSSIVDVTEAPSNSFTKPVSFHQNVNHDTLKDPKRENATEAPTELTTDQAQTTFNNSGNIMDTPMKSDPLQTNNKVNVPTDERWTRTECNIKSIKCSDKATKMQSTFGAWMSDASQLDDGRIWLAEHFSGRLLAEHRDISALQNKSNKIIDVTRFYQGCGHVIYKRSLYFHNGGTNRLVKLDLNTRRTKTLIMTNSRYHSLTYLFRNSKTYFKFAVDENGLWVIYAPATGDNMRVAKINTNTFTVESFIDTQYPTTKAGNAFIVCGILYFTDDKDRAVTYAFDLKTGSPQDASFDLRSDHGILAMLSYYPNKNLLYMWDNSSVKTCKVKFKMTQNQP encoded by the exons atgaaggaCAAGACTGGAGTTTTTCTCTTGTGGAAAGTGCTTCTGTCTGGGATTTGTGCGTCACTGCTCCTGATTTCAGCAGGCTTGTTGTTCCTGCTGGTTCGACAGAAAGAGCTGACAGCGGAGCTGCTCAGGTTGGACGTCCAGATGCAGGTGCTGTCACagagctgcaggctgcaggcaGAGATCCTGCCTATGGACCCTGCAGAAGCTGGAGAGCTGAAGAAGCTCCACCGCACCAGGAGAAACCATGAGAAACCAGTACAAAGTCAAGACGAGAAGGAtatgctgatgctgatgacaTACTCCATGGTTCCT GTCAAAGCCTTCGTAGATCTGTGTAACAGCTCCAGAGGAATTTGTTTAACAG GACCACCTGGACCACCAg GTTTGCCCGGTAGAGCCGGTTCACCAGGACCACAAGGTGTGCCCGGGCCGGAGGGGAGACGAGGAAAACGAG GTCCCCGAGGTGAAAAAGGAGACCCTGGACCTAAAGGAGACTCTGGGCCTCCTCGACTGAAAGGCGAGAGCTACAATGACATTTTCATTGAGG GTCCACCTGGTCCAAGGGGTCCACCAGGTCCACCAGGCCCACCTGGTCCATCCTGTCCTGCTTGTCATTCTGGTAAAGTGAGAAACAAGACCCTCAGAGAACAAAGCCATCGAACCAACATGTTGATGG ATTTATCTCCTGTTCTGCTCATTGAGCATGTCAATGAAACcgacacagaaaacatcagcagCTCCACAAATAAGAAGACTG aatcaCAAACAACACATCCAGCCGATGATAGCAGGGATGTATTGAATATCAGCGACTCACGTGTGAAATCTG AGTCAGTATCAGTTCATGAAAAGTACGGCCACGACACCTCGAATGATACCAAGAAAGAGAATGTTACAGAGACACCAATTAAATTATTAACAG TGCTTCATTCTCCAGACCTGACTGAAAACAGAGACATATTCAATGGCAGCAGAAACATCTATGATACAACGAAGAAAAGTG ACTACAGACCTGATACATGGATTGAAACCAGCACAGAGACACCAGTGGACTTATTTACAG gtgttttttttaagaagttgGTATCACCTCGTCCAGACTACAGACCTGACACATGGATTAAAACCAGCACAGAGGATGTTACAGAGGCACCCATTAATGTATTAACAG TTTCAGCAACAACACATCCAACTTATAAAGCCAGAGATGTTTTTACTGTGACTGACTCTGAGAAAGTTCAAAACACACATAAGGAATCTG AGTCAGTATCACTTCATAGAGACTTCGGCCCTGACACCCTGAATGACTCCAACACGGAGAATGTTATAGAAGGACCAATAAAATTGTTACCAG TGTCACCGACAACACATCCAGCTCATGAAGCCAGAGATGTTTTTAACGAGACCAAGTCTGAGAAAGTTCAAAACACACTTAAGGAATCTG AGTCATCATCACTTCATAAAGACTTCAACCCAGACACCCTGAATGACGCCAATGTTACAGATGGACCAATAAAGATATTAACAG TCCCACTTTCTGCGGACCAAAACAGTGATGCCTTCAATATCAGTGGAACAATTACAGATACACGCATGAAAAGTG actCTTCATATCCACCCCAGagcaacaacaagctaaatTTGACTAGCAGCCAGAAATGGACAAAACCTG aatCACCAACAACACATCCAGCTGATGACAGCAAAGGTGCATTGTTTTTTACTGACTCTAAAAAACAACATTCGAAAACAAGTGTGGAATCTG AGTCAGTATCAGTTCATCCGGAGAACAGACACACCAGCTTGGATGATACCAACAAAGCGGATGTTACAGAGGCACCAATTAAATTATTAACAG TGCTTCATCCTCCAGACCTGACTGAAAACAGAGACACCTTCAATGGCAGCAGAAACATCCATGATACAACCAAgaaaa AGTTGGTATCAGCTCGTCCAGGCTACAGACCTGATACATGGACTGTATCCAGCATAGTGGATGTTACAGAGGCTCCCAGTAACTCATTTACAA AGCCAGTATCATTTCATCAAAACGTCAACCATGACACCTTGAAAGATCCCAAAAGAGAGAATGCTACAGAGGCACCAACTGAATTAACAACAG ACCAGGCTCAAACGACCTTTAATAACAGTGGAAACATCATGGATACACCCATGAAAAGTG aTCCCCTACAGACCAACAACAAGGTCAACGTGCCAACCGATGAGAGATGGACAAGAACTG AGTGCaatattaaaagtattaaatgcTCGGACAAAGCCACCAAAATGCAAAGCACCTTCGGAGCCTGGATGTCCGATGCGTCCCAGCTGGATGACGGACGAATCTGGCTGGCTGAACATTTTTCAG GTCGACTTTTGGCTGAGCACAGGGATATTTCAGcacttcagaataaaagcaacaaaattATAGACGTCACAAGATTCTACCAGGGCTGTGGTCACGTTATTTACAAGAGGTCATTGTACTTTCACAACGGAGGAACAAACAGACTTGTAAA attagACCTGAACACCAGGAGAACAAAGACTCTGATCATGACAAACAGCAGATATCACAGCCTGACTTATCTTTTCCGCAACTCCAAGACGTATTTTAAGTTTGCTGTGGATGAAAATGGGCTGTGGGTGATTTATGCACCAGCAACAGGTGATAATATGAGGGTCGCAAAGATTAACACTAACACATTCACTGTGGAGTCATTCATTGACACTCAGTACCCAACAACTAAAGCAGGAAATGCTTTCATCGTATGTGGGATCCTATATTTTACAGACGACAAAGACAGAGCAGTTACATATGcctttgatttaaaaactggGAGTCCTCAGGATGCAAGTTTTGATTTAAGGTCAGATCACGGCATATTGGCTATGTTGTCATATTATCCCAACAAAAATCTTTTGTACATGTGGGACAACAGCAGTGTGAAAACCTGCAAAgttaaattcaaaatgacacaaaaccaACCATGA
- the LOC104932826 gene encoding uncharacterized protein LOC104932826 isoform X3: MKDKTGVFLLWKVLLSGICASLLLISAGLLFLLVRQKELTAELLRLDVQMQVLSQSCRLQAEILPMDPAEAGELKKLHRTRRNHEKPVQSQDEKDMLMLMTYSMVPVKAFVDLCNSSRGICLTGPPGPPGLPGRAGSPGPQGVPGPEGRRGKRGPRGEKGDPGPKGDSGPPRLKGESYNDIFIEGPPGPRGPPGPPGPPGPSCPACHSGKVRNKTLREQSHRTNMLMDLSPVLLIEHVNETDTENISSSTNKKTESQTTHPADDSRDVLNISDSRVKSESVSVHEKYGHDTSNDTKKENVTETPIKLLTVLHSPDLTENRDIFNGSRNIYDTTKKSDYRPDTWIETSTETPVDLFTGVFFKKLVSPRPDYRPDTWIKTSTEDVTEAPINVLTVSATTHPTYKARDVFTVTDSEKVQNTHKESESVSLHRDFGPDTLNDSNTENVIEGPIKLLPVSPTTHPAHEARDVFNETKSEKVQNTLKESESSSLHKDFNPDTLNDANVTDGPIKILTDSSYPPQSNNKLNLTSSQKWTKPESPTTHPADDSKGALFFTDSKKQHSKTSVESESVSVHPENRHTSLDDTNKADVTEAPIKLLTVLHPPDLTENRDTFNGSRNIHDTTKKSELVSARPGYRPDTWTVSSIVDVTEAPSNSFTKPVSFHQNVNHDTLKDPKRENATEAPTELTTDQAQTTFNNSGNIMDTPMKSDPLQTNNKVNVPTDERWTRTECNIKSIKCSDKATKMQSTFGAWMSDASQLDDGRIWLAEHFSGRLLAEHRDISALQNKSNKIIDVTRFYQGCGHVIYKRSLYFHNGGTNRLVKLDLNTRRTKTLIMTNSRYHSLTYLFRNSKTYFKFAVDENGLWVIYAPATGDNMRVAKINTNTFTVESFIDTQYPTTKAGNAFIVCGILYFTDDKDRAVTYAFDLKTGSPQDASFDLRSDHGILAMLSYYPNKNLLYMWDNSSVKTCKVKFKMTQNQP, from the exons atgaaggaCAAGACTGGAGTTTTTCTCTTGTGGAAAGTGCTTCTGTCTGGGATTTGTGCGTCACTGCTCCTGATTTCAGCAGGCTTGTTGTTCCTGCTGGTTCGACAGAAAGAGCTGACAGCGGAGCTGCTCAGGTTGGACGTCCAGATGCAGGTGCTGTCACagagctgcaggctgcaggcaGAGATCCTGCCTATGGACCCTGCAGAAGCTGGAGAGCTGAAGAAGCTCCACCGCACCAGGAGAAACCATGAGAAACCAGTACAAAGTCAAGACGAGAAGGAtatgctgatgctgatgacaTACTCCATGGTTCCT GTCAAAGCCTTCGTAGATCTGTGTAACAGCTCCAGAGGAATTTGTTTAACAG GACCACCTGGACCACCAg GTTTGCCCGGTAGAGCCGGTTCACCAGGACCACAAGGTGTGCCCGGGCCGGAGGGGAGACGAGGAAAACGAG GTCCCCGAGGTGAAAAAGGAGACCCTGGACCTAAAGGAGACTCTGGGCCTCCTCGACTGAAAGGCGAGAGCTACAATGACATTTTCATTGAGG GTCCACCTGGTCCAAGGGGTCCACCAGGTCCACCAGGCCCACCTGGTCCATCCTGTCCTGCTTGTCATTCTGGTAAAGTGAGAAACAAGACCCTCAGAGAACAAAGCCATCGAACCAACATGTTGATGG ATTTATCTCCTGTTCTGCTCATTGAGCATGTCAATGAAACcgacacagaaaacatcagcagCTCCACAAATAAGAAGACTG aatcaCAAACAACACATCCAGCCGATGATAGCAGGGATGTATTGAATATCAGCGACTCACGTGTGAAATCTG AGTCAGTATCAGTTCATGAAAAGTACGGCCACGACACCTCGAATGATACCAAGAAAGAGAATGTTACAGAGACACCAATTAAATTATTAACAG TGCTTCATTCTCCAGACCTGACTGAAAACAGAGACATATTCAATGGCAGCAGAAACATCTATGATACAACGAAGAAAAGTG ACTACAGACCTGATACATGGATTGAAACCAGCACAGAGACACCAGTGGACTTATTTACAG gtgttttttttaagaagttgGTATCACCTCGTCCAGACTACAGACCTGACACATGGATTAAAACCAGCACAGAGGATGTTACAGAGGCACCCATTAATGTATTAACAG TTTCAGCAACAACACATCCAACTTATAAAGCCAGAGATGTTTTTACTGTGACTGACTCTGAGAAAGTTCAAAACACACATAAGGAATCTG AGTCAGTATCACTTCATAGAGACTTCGGCCCTGACACCCTGAATGACTCCAACACGGAGAATGTTATAGAAGGACCAATAAAATTGTTACCAG TGTCACCGACAACACATCCAGCTCATGAAGCCAGAGATGTTTTTAACGAGACCAAGTCTGAGAAAGTTCAAAACACACTTAAGGAATCTG AGTCATCATCACTTCATAAAGACTTCAACCCAGACACCCTGAATGACGCCAATGTTACAGATGGACCAATAAAGATATTAACAG actCTTCATATCCACCCCAGagcaacaacaagctaaatTTGACTAGCAGCCAGAAATGGACAAAACCTG aatCACCAACAACACATCCAGCTGATGACAGCAAAGGTGCATTGTTTTTTACTGACTCTAAAAAACAACATTCGAAAACAAGTGTGGAATCTG AGTCAGTATCAGTTCATCCGGAGAACAGACACACCAGCTTGGATGATACCAACAAAGCGGATGTTACAGAGGCACCAATTAAATTATTAACAG TGCTTCATCCTCCAGACCTGACTGAAAACAGAGACACCTTCAATGGCAGCAGAAACATCCATGATACAACCAAgaaaagtg AGTTGGTATCAGCTCGTCCAGGCTACAGACCTGATACATGGACTGTATCCAGCATAGTGGATGTTACAGAGGCTCCCAGTAACTCATTTACAA AGCCAGTATCATTTCATCAAAACGTCAACCATGACACCTTGAAAGATCCCAAAAGAGAGAATGCTACAGAGGCACCAACTGAATTAACAACAG ACCAGGCTCAAACGACCTTTAATAACAGTGGAAACATCATGGATACACCCATGAAAAGTG aTCCCCTACAGACCAACAACAAGGTCAACGTGCCAACCGATGAGAGATGGACAAGAACTG AGTGCaatattaaaagtattaaatgcTCGGACAAAGCCACCAAAATGCAAAGCACCTTCGGAGCCTGGATGTCCGATGCGTCCCAGCTGGATGACGGACGAATCTGGCTGGCTGAACATTTTTCAG GTCGACTTTTGGCTGAGCACAGGGATATTTCAGcacttcagaataaaagcaacaaaattATAGACGTCACAAGATTCTACCAGGGCTGTGGTCACGTTATTTACAAGAGGTCATTGTACTTTCACAACGGAGGAACAAACAGACTTGTAAA attagACCTGAACACCAGGAGAACAAAGACTCTGATCATGACAAACAGCAGATATCACAGCCTGACTTATCTTTTCCGCAACTCCAAGACGTATTTTAAGTTTGCTGTGGATGAAAATGGGCTGTGGGTGATTTATGCACCAGCAACAGGTGATAATATGAGGGTCGCAAAGATTAACACTAACACATTCACTGTGGAGTCATTCATTGACACTCAGTACCCAACAACTAAAGCAGGAAATGCTTTCATCGTATGTGGGATCCTATATTTTACAGACGACAAAGACAGAGCAGTTACATATGcctttgatttaaaaactggGAGTCCTCAGGATGCAAGTTTTGATTTAAGGTCAGATCACGGCATATTGGCTATGTTGTCATATTATCCCAACAAAAATCTTTTGTACATGTGGGACAACAGCAGTGTGAAAACCTGCAAAgttaaattcaaaatgacacaaaaccaACCATGA
- the LOC104932826 gene encoding uncharacterized protein LOC104932826 isoform X4 — translation MKDKTGVFLLWKVLLSGICASLLLISAGLLFLLVRQKELTAELLRLDVQMQVLSQSCRLQAEILPMDPAEAGELKKLHRTRRNHEKPVQSQDEKDMLMLMTYSMVPVKAFVDLCNSSRGICLTGPPGPPGLPGRAGSPGPQGVPGPEGRRGKRGPRGEKGDPGPKGDSGPPRLKGESYNDIFIEGPPGPRGPPGPPGPPGPSCPACHSGKVRNKTLREQSHRTNMLMESQTTHPADDSRDVLNISDSRVKSESVSVHEKYGHDTSNDTKKENVTETPIKLLTVLHSPDLTENRDIFNGSRNIYDTTKKSDYRPDTWIETSTETPVDLFTGVFFKKLVSPRPDYRPDTWIKTSTEDVTEAPINVLTVSATTHPTYKARDVFTVTDSEKVQNTHKESESVSLHRDFGPDTLNDSNTENVIEGPIKLLPVSPTTHPAHEARDVFNETKSEKVQNTLKESESSSLHKDFNPDTLNDANVTDGPIKILTVPLSADQNSDAFNISGTITDTRMKSDSSYPPQSNNKLNLTSSQKWTKPESPTTHPADDSKGALFFTDSKKQHSKTSVESESVSVHPENRHTSLDDTNKADVTEAPIKLLTVLHPPDLTENRDTFNGSRNIHDTTKKSELVSARPGYRPDTWTVSSIVDVTEAPSNSFTKPVSFHQNVNHDTLKDPKRENATEAPTELTTDQAQTTFNNSGNIMDTPMKSDPLQTNNKVNVPTDERWTRTECNIKSIKCSDKATKMQSTFGAWMSDASQLDDGRIWLAEHFSGRLLAEHRDISALQNKSNKIIDVTRFYQGCGHVIYKRSLYFHNGGTNRLVKLDLNTRRTKTLIMTNSRYHSLTYLFRNSKTYFKFAVDENGLWVIYAPATGDNMRVAKINTNTFTVESFIDTQYPTTKAGNAFIVCGILYFTDDKDRAVTYAFDLKTGSPQDASFDLRSDHGILAMLSYYPNKNLLYMWDNSSVKTCKVKFKMTQNQP, via the exons atgaaggaCAAGACTGGAGTTTTTCTCTTGTGGAAAGTGCTTCTGTCTGGGATTTGTGCGTCACTGCTCCTGATTTCAGCAGGCTTGTTGTTCCTGCTGGTTCGACAGAAAGAGCTGACAGCGGAGCTGCTCAGGTTGGACGTCCAGATGCAGGTGCTGTCACagagctgcaggctgcaggcaGAGATCCTGCCTATGGACCCTGCAGAAGCTGGAGAGCTGAAGAAGCTCCACCGCACCAGGAGAAACCATGAGAAACCAGTACAAAGTCAAGACGAGAAGGAtatgctgatgctgatgacaTACTCCATGGTTCCT GTCAAAGCCTTCGTAGATCTGTGTAACAGCTCCAGAGGAATTTGTTTAACAG GACCACCTGGACCACCAg GTTTGCCCGGTAGAGCCGGTTCACCAGGACCACAAGGTGTGCCCGGGCCGGAGGGGAGACGAGGAAAACGAG GTCCCCGAGGTGAAAAAGGAGACCCTGGACCTAAAGGAGACTCTGGGCCTCCTCGACTGAAAGGCGAGAGCTACAATGACATTTTCATTGAGG GTCCACCTGGTCCAAGGGGTCCACCAGGTCCACCAGGCCCACCTGGTCCATCCTGTCCTGCTTGTCATTCTGGTAAAGTGAGAAACAAGACCCTCAGAGAACAAAGCCATCGAACCAACATGTTGATGG aatcaCAAACAACACATCCAGCCGATGATAGCAGGGATGTATTGAATATCAGCGACTCACGTGTGAAATCTG AGTCAGTATCAGTTCATGAAAAGTACGGCCACGACACCTCGAATGATACCAAGAAAGAGAATGTTACAGAGACACCAATTAAATTATTAACAG TGCTTCATTCTCCAGACCTGACTGAAAACAGAGACATATTCAATGGCAGCAGAAACATCTATGATACAACGAAGAAAAGTG ACTACAGACCTGATACATGGATTGAAACCAGCACAGAGACACCAGTGGACTTATTTACAG gtgttttttttaagaagttgGTATCACCTCGTCCAGACTACAGACCTGACACATGGATTAAAACCAGCACAGAGGATGTTACAGAGGCACCCATTAATGTATTAACAG TTTCAGCAACAACACATCCAACTTATAAAGCCAGAGATGTTTTTACTGTGACTGACTCTGAGAAAGTTCAAAACACACATAAGGAATCTG AGTCAGTATCACTTCATAGAGACTTCGGCCCTGACACCCTGAATGACTCCAACACGGAGAATGTTATAGAAGGACCAATAAAATTGTTACCAG TGTCACCGACAACACATCCAGCTCATGAAGCCAGAGATGTTTTTAACGAGACCAAGTCTGAGAAAGTTCAAAACACACTTAAGGAATCTG AGTCATCATCACTTCATAAAGACTTCAACCCAGACACCCTGAATGACGCCAATGTTACAGATGGACCAATAAAGATATTAACAG TCCCACTTTCTGCGGACCAAAACAGTGATGCCTTCAATATCAGTGGAACAATTACAGATACACGCATGAAAAGTG actCTTCATATCCACCCCAGagcaacaacaagctaaatTTGACTAGCAGCCAGAAATGGACAAAACCTG aatCACCAACAACACATCCAGCTGATGACAGCAAAGGTGCATTGTTTTTTACTGACTCTAAAAAACAACATTCGAAAACAAGTGTGGAATCTG AGTCAGTATCAGTTCATCCGGAGAACAGACACACCAGCTTGGATGATACCAACAAAGCGGATGTTACAGAGGCACCAATTAAATTATTAACAG TGCTTCATCCTCCAGACCTGACTGAAAACAGAGACACCTTCAATGGCAGCAGAAACATCCATGATACAACCAAgaaaagtg AGTTGGTATCAGCTCGTCCAGGCTACAGACCTGATACATGGACTGTATCCAGCATAGTGGATGTTACAGAGGCTCCCAGTAACTCATTTACAA AGCCAGTATCATTTCATCAAAACGTCAACCATGACACCTTGAAAGATCCCAAAAGAGAGAATGCTACAGAGGCACCAACTGAATTAACAACAG ACCAGGCTCAAACGACCTTTAATAACAGTGGAAACATCATGGATACACCCATGAAAAGTG aTCCCCTACAGACCAACAACAAGGTCAACGTGCCAACCGATGAGAGATGGACAAGAACTG AGTGCaatattaaaagtattaaatgcTCGGACAAAGCCACCAAAATGCAAAGCACCTTCGGAGCCTGGATGTCCGATGCGTCCCAGCTGGATGACGGACGAATCTGGCTGGCTGAACATTTTTCAG GTCGACTTTTGGCTGAGCACAGGGATATTTCAGcacttcagaataaaagcaacaaaattATAGACGTCACAAGATTCTACCAGGGCTGTGGTCACGTTATTTACAAGAGGTCATTGTACTTTCACAACGGAGGAACAAACAGACTTGTAAA attagACCTGAACACCAGGAGAACAAAGACTCTGATCATGACAAACAGCAGATATCACAGCCTGACTTATCTTTTCCGCAACTCCAAGACGTATTTTAAGTTTGCTGTGGATGAAAATGGGCTGTGGGTGATTTATGCACCAGCAACAGGTGATAATATGAGGGTCGCAAAGATTAACACTAACACATTCACTGTGGAGTCATTCATTGACACTCAGTACCCAACAACTAAAGCAGGAAATGCTTTCATCGTATGTGGGATCCTATATTTTACAGACGACAAAGACAGAGCAGTTACATATGcctttgatttaaaaactggGAGTCCTCAGGATGCAAGTTTTGATTTAAGGTCAGATCACGGCATATTGGCTATGTTGTCATATTATCCCAACAAAAATCTTTTGTACATGTGGGACAACAGCAGTGTGAAAACCTGCAAAgttaaattcaaaatgacacaaaaccaACCATGA